From one Cyanobacterium stanieri PCC 7202 genomic stretch:
- a CDS encoding serine/threonine protein kinase (PFAM: Protein kinase domain~COGs: COG0515 Serine/threonine protein kinase~InterProIPR017442:IPR000719:IPR020635:IPR002290:IPR 017441~KEGG: cyh:Cyan8802_0122 serine/threonine protein kinase~PFAM: Serine/threonine-protein kinase-like domain~SMART: serine/threonine protein kinase; Tyrosine-protein kinase, catalytic domain~SPTR: Serine/threonine protein kinase), which translates to MKIICTRPYCNHPINNFQELENTSLLKTVQQKYCISCGMPLILAGRYLPTKLLGKGGFGAAYLAVDRYSPTMRKCVVKQFQPEGNMGEAELAVALQLFEREALVLDDLGNRHPQIPDLFAYFPLLVPGTINGKKQGEEQYFYLVQEYIDGQDLEQELLQRGAFSEAQVTEVLKEVLKILVFVHSNGSIHRDIKPSNIMRNRHGVLYLLDFGAVKMVTHNTPNPQLKSTGIYSMGFAPPEQMAGAQVFPSTDLYALAVTCVNLLTAKPTTDLYDAYSNTWQWRKHVTVGDRLGLTLEKMLQHNPAKRFQSATEALRIIDPPHQRAVNVAPSPVQNPVTPPKKAETSPPPPVQQPLNIEPVPPTQQGIKAVKSEEKPAKVKTPRAPLPIMPILSGATFLGFEGVLIAIAITSTLGDFSYGIQAGILGGILGLLILILWKKVIEKLDLILVAGISLALVYFIPLLHTSLFSLLNLPLFALFILPPLVGLICLFITSILLLILSLLRRLF; encoded by the coding sequence ATGAAAATCATCTGCACACGCCCATATTGTAACCATCCTATTAATAATTTCCAAGAATTAGAAAATACATCTTTGCTCAAAACAGTACAACAAAAATACTGTATCAGCTGTGGTATGCCTTTGATTTTAGCAGGTCGATATTTACCCACTAAATTGTTAGGTAAAGGGGGATTTGGGGCGGCATATTTAGCGGTGGATAGATATAGCCCTACCATGAGAAAGTGTGTTGTTAAACAATTTCAGCCCGAGGGTAACATGGGTGAGGCGGAGTTGGCGGTGGCGTTACAATTGTTTGAGCGAGAGGCACTGGTGTTGGATGATTTGGGTAATCGTCATCCCCAAATTCCTGATTTATTTGCTTATTTTCCTTTGTTGGTACCGGGTACCATTAATGGTAAAAAACAGGGGGAAGAGCAGTATTTTTATTTGGTACAAGAATATATTGATGGGCAGGATTTAGAGCAGGAGTTGTTACAAAGGGGTGCTTTTTCTGAGGCACAGGTAACGGAAGTTTTAAAGGAAGTGCTAAAAATATTGGTTTTTGTCCATAGTAATGGCTCTATTCACCGAGATATTAAGCCTTCTAATATTATGCGTAATCGCCATGGGGTATTATACCTCTTGGATTTTGGGGCGGTAAAAATGGTGACACATAATACTCCTAATCCTCAACTCAAGTCCACAGGTATTTATTCTATGGGTTTTGCTCCTCCCGAGCAAATGGCGGGGGCGCAGGTGTTTCCCTCTACTGATTTATATGCTTTGGCGGTGACTTGTGTTAATCTGTTGACGGCAAAGCCCACTACGGATTTATATGATGCGTATAGTAATACATGGCAGTGGCGCAAACATGTTACAGTGGGCGATCGCCTCGGGCTGACTTTAGAGAAAATGTTACAACATAATCCAGCAAAAAGGTTTCAGTCGGCAACCGAAGCCCTCAGAATTATTGATCCTCCCCATCAAAGGGCGGTAAATGTTGCCCCTAGTCCTGTTCAGAATCCCGTAACACCCCCCAAAAAAGCGGAAACTTCTCCCCCCCCTCCTGTCCAACAACCTTTAAATATTGAGCCTGTACCTCCCACACAACAAGGAATTAAAGCGGTAAAATCCGAGGAAAAACCTGCTAAGGTAAAAACTCCTCGAGCGCCCTTACCCATTATGCCAATCTTAAGCGGTGCTACTTTTTTGGGTTTTGAAGGGGTCTTAATTGCGATCGCCATTACCAGCACATTGGGAGATTTTTCCTACGGTATACAAGCGGGAATTTTAGGGGGAATACTGGGTTTATTAATTTTAATTTTATGGAAAAAAGTGATTGAAAAATTAGACTTAATCCTTGTGGCAGGGATTAGTTTAGCCTTAGTTTACTTTATTCCCTTGCTCCATACATCTCTTTTTTCCCTTCTCAATTTGCCCCTATTTGCTCTATTTATACTTCCCCCTTTGGTGGGCTTAATTTGTTTATTTATTACCAGTATCTTGTTGTTAATATTGTCTCTATTAAGGAGGTTATTTTAA
- a CDS encoding hypothetical protein (KEGG: hypothetical protein~SPTR: DNA polymerase epsilon subunit 2), with protein MNNNDGKEFDYLNQNIGKDNNPSIWDDDTEDIKDIKKEWKKKQRRAYQKSQVQEKKIQQSRKLSKTIISLLAIVGVGVSITYLLSQGSLEVVEELIPSGDEVMGLDTDADGNNLHIDSVNNVCENQDDHSCVEVDNNRGGGIGQIVDNIQKINQTSQEHNRRLEAVIEMSDGKEVNLDEFKD; from the coding sequence ATGAATAACAATGATGGCAAAGAATTTGACTACTTGAATCAAAATATAGGAAAGGATAATAATCCTTCAATTTGGGATGACGACACAGAAGATATTAAAGATATAAAGAAAGAGTGGAAGAAAAAACAACGTCGTGCTTATCAAAAAAGCCAGGTTCAAGAGAAAAAAATACAACAGTCGAGAAAGTTATCTAAAACAATCATTTCTCTTTTGGCAATTGTGGGGGTGGGTGTCTCTATCACATATTTGTTATCTCAAGGAAGTCTGGAAGTAGTAGAAGAGTTAATTCCCTCTGGAGATGAGGTAATGGGTTTGGATACTGATGCTGACGGAAATAATCTCCATATAGATTCTGTTAATAATGTCTGTGAAAATCAAGATGATCACTCTTGTGTGGAAGTTGATAATAATAGGGGAGGGGGAATAGGTCAAATTGTGGACAATATTCAAAAAATTAACCAAACCTCCCAAGAACATAACAGAAGATTGGAAGCTGTTATAGAAATGTCTGATGGAAAAGAAGTAAATTTGGATGAGTTTAAAGATTGA
- a CDS encoding fumarase, class II (PFAM: Fumarase C C-terminus; Lyase~TIGRFAM: fumarate hydratase, class II~COGs: COG0114 Fumarase~InterProIPR000362:IPR018951:IPR003031:IPR020557:IPR 005677~KEGG: syf:Synpcc7942_1007 fumarate hydratase~PFAM: fumarate lyase; Fumarase C-like~SPTR: Fumarate hydratase, class II;~TIGRFAM: fumarate hydratase, class II), with the protein MAEANNNFRVEKDSMGEVQVKGDRLWGAQTQRSLHHFSIGEDMMPMEVIRAFAILKKASALANCDLGCLDKEKADLISLACEEILAGKWDDHFPLYVWMTGSGTQSNMNVNEVIANRAIQMVGGELGSKNPIHPNDDVNMSQSSNDTFPTAMHIASAIAINSRLIPKVTKLRDALHQKAQAWQDIIKIGRTHLQDAVPLSLGQEFSGYVGMLDDNLQRLNHILPEIYQLALGGTALGTGINAPKGFAEKSAHYIAQRTGLPFITAPNKFTVMGSHDAMVMLSSTLKTLACSLYKIANDIRLLACGPRAGLNELELPANEPGSSIMPGKVNPTQCEALAMVAVQVMGYDTAVSFAGASGYLDMNVYKPMMIYNIIQSIKILSDSCNNFTDFTVKDMQPNRERINELVNQSLMLVTSLSPVIGYDKASEIAHLAHHHNLTLKEATLKLGYLSAEEFDNSIDLTKMAYPHH; encoded by the coding sequence ATGGCAGAGGCAAATAATAATTTTCGGGTTGAAAAAGATAGTATGGGTGAAGTACAGGTGAAGGGCGATCGCCTCTGGGGTGCTCAAACTCAGCGGTCGTTACACCATTTTTCTATCGGGGAGGATATGATGCCCATGGAAGTAATTCGGGCTTTTGCTATCCTCAAAAAAGCCTCTGCTTTGGCTAACTGTGATTTGGGTTGTTTAGATAAAGAAAAGGCGGATTTAATCTCCCTTGCCTGTGAGGAAATTTTGGCAGGGAAATGGGATGATCATTTTCCTTTGTATGTATGGATGACGGGCAGTGGCACTCAATCGAATATGAATGTCAATGAGGTTATCGCTAACCGTGCTATTCAGATGGTGGGGGGTGAATTGGGGTCAAAAAATCCCATCCATCCCAATGATGATGTCAACATGTCTCAGTCTTCCAATGATACCTTTCCCACTGCCATGCACATCGCCAGTGCGATCGCCATTAATAGCCGTTTAATCCCCAAAGTAACCAAATTAAGGGATGCCCTCCACCAAAAAGCCCAAGCATGGCAAGACATTATCAAAATCGGTAGAACCCACCTCCAAGATGCCGTACCTCTGAGCTTGGGGCAAGAATTTTCAGGATATGTAGGAATGCTTGATGATAACCTCCAACGCCTTAACCATATCTTACCCGAAATCTATCAACTCGCCCTCGGAGGTACAGCCCTAGGCACAGGAATCAACGCCCCCAAAGGCTTCGCCGAAAAATCTGCCCACTACATCGCCCAACGCACAGGATTACCCTTCATTACCGCCCCTAACAAATTTACCGTCATGGGTTCTCACGATGCCATGGTAATGTTAAGTAGTACCCTCAAAACCCTTGCTTGTTCCCTTTACAAAATAGCCAATGATATAAGGCTTCTTGCCTGTGGCCCTAGGGCAGGGTTAAATGAATTAGAATTACCCGCCAACGAACCCGGTTCATCTATAATGCCGGGGAAGGTAAACCCCACCCAGTGCGAGGCTTTGGCTATGGTAGCGGTGCAAGTGATGGGTTATGATACCGCCGTGAGTTTTGCTGGGGCTAGTGGTTATCTGGATATGAATGTATATAAACCGATGATGATTTATAACATCATTCAATCTATCAAAATTTTGTCCGACAGTTGTAACAACTTCACAGATTTTACCGTGAAAGATATGCAACCCAATCGGGAAAGGATTAATGAATTAGTTAATCAATCTCTGATGTTAGTAACTTCCCTTAGCCCCGTAATTGGTTATGACAAAGCCTCAGAAATTGCTCACCTTGCCCACCATCATAATTTAACCCTCAAAGAAGCTACCCTCAAGTTAGGTTATCTCAGTGCTGAAGAATTTGATAATTCTATTGATTTAACAAAAATGGCATATCCTCATCACTAA
- a CDS encoding acetyl-CoA carboxylase carboxyltransferase subunit alpha (PFAM: Carboxyl transferase domain~TIGRFAM: acetyl-CoA carboxylase, carboxyl transferase, beta subunit~COGs: COG0777 Acetyl-CoA carboxylase beta subunit~InterPro IPR000022:IPR011762:IPR000438~KEGG: syn:sll0336 acetyl-CoA carboxylase subunit beta~PFAM: carboxyl transferase~SPTR: Acetyl-coenzyme A carboxylase carboxyl transferase subunit beta;~TIGRFAM: acetyl-CoA carboxylase, carboxyl transferase, beta subunit), whose protein sequence is MSLFDWFDNLRKSEPEIKPQQEREIADGLWTKCPSCGVLTYTKDLQGNNMVCSECGHHMMVNSNERIEQLVDPDTWEPLNHHLQPTDPLNFVDRKAYKDRIKELQQKVNLSDAVQTGKGLIDGLPFTLGVMDFRFMGGSMGSVVGERLTRLIEYATANGLPVIIICASGGARMQEGMLSLMQMAKISGALERHKEKKLLYIPILSHPTTGGVTASFAMLGDLILAEPGATIGFAGRRVIEQTLREKLPDDFQTSEYLLKHGFVDAIVPRTQLKKTLANLISLHQPFYPVNTPSHYENSMVAETLTNVNAI, encoded by the coding sequence ATGTCATTATTCGATTGGTTTGATAATTTGAGAAAATCCGAACCTGAAATAAAGCCTCAACAGGAGAGAGAAATAGCGGATGGTTTATGGACAAAATGCCCTAGTTGCGGTGTTTTGACTTATACTAAGGATCTACAGGGTAATAATATGGTATGCTCGGAATGTGGTCATCACATGATGGTTAATAGTAATGAGCGTATTGAGCAGTTGGTTGATCCTGACACTTGGGAACCTTTAAATCATCATTTACAACCCACTGATCCTTTAAATTTCGTTGATCGTAAGGCATATAAAGATCGTATCAAAGAACTACAACAAAAGGTTAATTTAAGTGATGCTGTGCAAACAGGAAAGGGCTTAATTGACGGTTTACCTTTTACCCTTGGGGTGATGGATTTTCGCTTTATGGGGGGCAGTATGGGTTCTGTGGTAGGGGAAAGATTGACTCGTTTGATTGAATATGCCACTGCTAATGGTTTACCTGTCATCATCATTTGTGCTTCTGGGGGTGCGAGGATGCAAGAGGGTATGTTAAGTTTGATGCAGATGGCGAAAATTTCTGGGGCGCTAGAACGTCATAAGGAAAAGAAATTATTGTATATCCCCATTCTTTCTCATCCTACGACGGGGGGTGTTACGGCTAGTTTTGCGATGTTAGGGGATTTGATTTTGGCTGAACCGGGTGCTACGATTGGTTTTGCAGGAAGAAGGGTAATTGAACAAACTTTACGGGAGAAGTTGCCTGATGATTTCCAAACTTCTGAGTATTTATTGAAGCATGGTTTTGTGGATGCCATTGTACCTCGTACTCAGTTGAAAAAAACCCTTGCTAATTTGATTAGTCTCCACCAACCTTTTTATCCTGTTAATACTCCTAGTCATTATGAGAATTCTATGGTGGCTGAAACTTTAACTAATGTGAATGCTATCTAA
- a CDS encoding hypothetical protein (KEGG: cyt:cce_1390 hypothetical protein~SPTR: Putative uncharacterized protein), translating to MKTKTNTEKKSTWWNKPLIGNQSLVSHIKNIIGNLFSSKEEIPSETIALYQHSLEQTKNIGRFIERIDKDKFTSAEFLKFYRMNIQVKNNSGDFEGLKNSLELLQVALDTKDCFLKIEQTESRYFGYAQQDFYQYVYDLLSKQLEPDIFKEKVLEEMEEVIKKVKTEEGKLSLQSYYEQLDILSKNKLGLTLLMLFKAYDLSDFSLLRNVAEIADNFYNKDLDSLKEFNIVVQVNVDKFLRLGKIIKVPRDKNNPQTYALFLQYIALRHRYSKTFFEFQQLLKLLKDWEVFYDNMMTIKKEYPSSTYKQPKTFSSEIVALDVYKKYQKYVEKFEP from the coding sequence ATGAAAACAAAAACAAATACAGAGAAAAAATCGACTTGGTGGAATAAACCATTAATAGGAAATCAGTCTTTAGTTAGTCACATTAAAAATATCATTGGTAATTTATTCTCTTCAAAAGAAGAAATCCCCTCGGAAACCATTGCACTTTATCAACACTCATTAGAGCAAACTAAAAACATAGGTAGATTTATTGAAAGAATTGATAAAGATAAATTTACTTCAGCCGAGTTTCTCAAATTCTACAGAATGAATATTCAAGTTAAGAACAATTCAGGAGATTTTGAGGGATTAAAAAATAGCTTAGAATTGTTACAAGTAGCGTTAGATACAAAAGACTGTTTTTTAAAAATTGAGCAAACAGAAAGTCGTTATTTTGGTTATGCCCAACAAGATTTTTATCAATATGTTTATGATTTACTATCAAAACAGTTGGAGCCAGACATTTTTAAAGAAAAAGTGTTAGAAGAAATGGAGGAGGTAATTAAAAAAGTAAAAACAGAAGAAGGTAAATTATCACTACAATCTTATTATGAACAATTAGATATTTTATCAAAAAACAAGTTAGGTCTGACACTTTTAATGCTTTTTAAAGCCTATGATTTAAGTGATTTTTCCTTATTAAGGAACGTAGCAGAAATTGCAGATAATTTTTATAACAAAGATTTAGATAGTCTCAAAGAATTTAATATAGTTGTACAGGTTAACGTTGATAAATTCTTACGATTAGGTAAAATCATTAAAGTTCCCAGAGATAAAAATAATCCTCAAACTTACGCTTTATTTTTACAATATATTGCTCTCAGACATCGATATAGTAAAACTTTTTTTGAGTTTCAACAGTTATTAAAATTACTCAAAGATTGGGAAGTATTTTATGATAATATGATGACTATAAAAAAAGAATATCCATCTAGCACCTATAAACAACCCAAAACTTTCTCTTCAGAAATAGTTGCTTTAGATGTGTATAAAAAATATCAAAAGTATGTAGAAAAATTTGAACCATAA
- a CDS encoding cobalamin synthesis protein P47K (PFAM: Cobalamin synthesis protein cobW C-terminal domain; CobW/HypB/UreG, nucleotide-binding domain~COGs: COG0523 Putative GTPase (G3E family)~InterPro IPR003495:IPR011629~KEGG: cyc:PCC7424_2644 cobalamin synthesis protein P47K~PFAM: cobalamin synthesis protein P47K; cobalamin synthesis CobW domain protein~SPTR: Cobalamin synthesis protein P47K): MNVAEQKNQSASGLDAPKRGLPVTIITGFLGSGKTTLLNYILENQQGVKTAVLVNEFGEIGIDNDLIVSTDETMIELSNGCICCNINNDLVDAVYKVLEKDDKIDYLVVETTGIADPLPVAMTFLGTELREMTRLDSIITLVDCANFSLDLFNSEAAYSQIAYGDIIILNKTDLVTAEAVDNLENRLKEMKTDARMMRTTNSKVPLPLILSVGLFESDKYFDSEEEKGHNHDHHHHDHEHHDHEHHHDHEHHDHEHHHDHEHHDHEHHHHEHHSHHLDNDGFTSVSFVSDKPFYIRKLQYFLDNQLSAKVFRAKGVLWFHESADRHIFHLSGKRFTIEDDTWKQGQPKGNKLVFIGQDLDHDLIKQQLENCLINS; this comes from the coding sequence ATGAACGTAGCAGAACAAAAGAATCAATCCGCCTCTGGCTTGGATGCACCTAAAAGAGGCTTACCTGTCACCATTATTACAGGGTTTTTGGGTAGTGGTAAAACAACCTTATTAAATTATATTTTAGAAAATCAACAAGGTGTAAAAACAGCCGTTTTAGTCAATGAGTTTGGCGAAATAGGTATCGATAACGACTTGATTGTTTCTACAGATGAAACCATGATCGAGTTAAGTAATGGCTGTATTTGTTGCAATATTAATAATGATCTAGTTGATGCTGTTTATAAAGTATTAGAAAAAGACGATAAAATTGACTATTTAGTCGTAGAAACCACAGGAATTGCTGATCCTTTACCTGTCGCCATGACCTTTTTAGGCACAGAATTAAGAGAAATGACAAGGTTAGATTCTATTATTACCCTTGTGGATTGTGCTAACTTTAGCCTTGATTTGTTCAACAGCGAAGCTGCTTATAGTCAAATTGCTTATGGTGATATTATCATTCTCAACAAAACTGACTTAGTCACCGCTGAGGCAGTAGATAACCTCGAAAATAGGCTCAAGGAAATGAAAACTGATGCTAGGATGATGCGCACTACTAACTCAAAAGTGCCTTTACCTTTAATTTTGAGCGTGGGTTTATTTGAGTCGGATAAATATTTTGACTCGGAGGAAGAAAAAGGGCATAATCATGATCATCATCACCATGATCACGAACATCATGATCATGAACATCACCATGATCACGAACATCATGATCATGAACATCACCATGATCACGAACATCATGATCATGAACACCATCACCATGAACATCATTCCCATCACTTAGATAATGACGGTTTTACTTCGGTTTCCTTTGTCAGTGACAAACCTTTTTACATTCGCAAATTACAATATTTCCTTGATAATCAATTATCTGCTAAAGTTTTCCGTGCTAAAGGAGTGTTATGGTTTCATGAAAGCGCAGATCGGCATATTTTTCACCTCAGCGGCAAAAGATTCACCATAGAGGATGACACTTGGAAACAAGGACAACCCAAAGGCAATAAGTTAGTTTTTATTGGTCAAGATTTGGATCATGATTTAATTAAGCAACAGTTAGAAAATTGTTTGATCAATAGTTAA
- a CDS encoding hypothetical protein (KEGG: syn:ssl0294 hypothetical protein~SPTR: UPF0426 protein ssl0294), producing MFLQELFFVCEEASKQPMAFVGGFVAGILRLDIHDEPLSSWLQSND from the coding sequence ATGTTTTTGCAAGAGTTATTTTTTGTTTGTGAGGAAGCCTCTAAGCAACCGATGGCTTTTGTGGGGGGGTTTGTGGCTGGTATTTTACGGTTAGATATTCATGATGAGCCTTTATCTTCTTGGTTGCAATCGAATGATTAG
- a CDS encoding alpha/beta hydrolase fold protein (COGs: COG0596 hydrolase or acyltransferase (alpha/beta hydrolase superfamily)~InterPro IPR000073~KEGG: cyt:cce_1153 esterase~PFAM: alpha/beta hydrolase fold~SPTR: Esterase), producing the protein MRETGKVNVRGNQHYYEWIKEEGNHPKPVMVFIHGWGGSCRYWRTTARAIAPYFDCLLYDMRGFGQSQGENPLTNPQSYELEEYAQDLLALLEIFNLEKIYLNSHSMGASIATLFLNLAPEKVEKAILTCNGIFTYNALAFSAFHKVGGYVVKFRYNWFLKVPLAEKLFMARFLHRPIPKDMSIAFLEDFLQADYQTALNTIYTSVSKKAVEIMPEAYRHISTPTLLISGEKDQIIPASMGKAAAALNEEKVVYHEIPATGHFPMLEDSSTYLKVIKDFLQV; encoded by the coding sequence ATGAGAGAAACAGGAAAGGTAAACGTTAGAGGGAATCAACATTATTACGAATGGATTAAGGAAGAAGGTAATCACCCCAAGCCTGTGATGGTTTTTATTCATGGCTGGGGTGGTTCTTGTCGTTACTGGCGTACTACAGCAAGGGCGATCGCCCCTTATTTTGACTGTTTATTGTATGACATGAGAGGTTTTGGTCAATCCCAAGGGGAAAATCCTTTAACCAATCCCCAAAGCTACGAATTAGAAGAATATGCCCAAGACTTACTCGCCCTACTAGAAATTTTTAACCTCGAGAAAATATATCTTAACTCCCACTCCATGGGGGCATCCATTGCCACCCTTTTTTTAAACCTTGCCCCTGAAAAAGTAGAAAAAGCCATCCTCACCTGCAATGGTATCTTTACTTATAATGCCCTTGCCTTCTCCGCCTTCCACAAAGTGGGGGGTTATGTGGTCAAATTTCGTTATAACTGGTTTTTAAAAGTACCCCTAGCAGAAAAATTGTTCATGGCGAGATTTTTACATCGCCCCATTCCTAAAGACATGAGTATTGCGTTTTTGGAAGACTTTTTACAAGCTGATTATCAAACCGCCCTCAATACTATTTATACTTCGGTGAGTAAAAAAGCGGTGGAAATTATGCCCGAAGCCTATCGTCATATATCTACTCCTACCCTTTTAATTTCGGGAGAAAAAGATCAAATTATTCCCGCTAGTATGGGCAAGGCGGCAGCGGCATTGAATGAGGAAAAGGTGGTATACCATGAAATACCTGCCACGGGACATTTTCCGATGTTGGAAGATAGTAGCACTTATTTAAAAGTTATTAAGGATTTTTTACAGGTTTAG
- a CDS encoding protein of unknown function DUF224 cysteine-rich region domain protein (PFAM: Cysteine-rich domain~COGs: COG0247 Fe-S oxidoreductase~InterPro IPR004017:IPR017896:IPR012257:IPR017900~KEGG: mar:MAE_44310 glycolate oxidase Fe-S subunit~PFAM: protein of unknown function DUF224 cysteine-rich region domain protein~SPTR: Glycolate oxidase Fe-S subunit), protein MNVSNPSQIPVTKDKNLKGFDYKNPPSQELIDQCVHCGFCLSTCPSYRIIGKEMDSPRGRIYLMDAINKGEASLNQATAQHFDSCLGCLACVSTCPSGVQYDQLIAKTRPQVERNQPRNPWEKFIRFIIFNLFPYPKRLGFFLPLLWLYQISGLQTLVRKIKLLKPFPRIEAMESILPKISLKTINKKYPYTIPSQTEKKYRVGVVLGCVQRLFFDSVNESTVRVLTANGCEVVIPPSQGCCAALPAHQGQENQAQALARQMIDSFANTDVDYIIINAAGCGHTLKEYAHILADDPQYLPKAEEFVSKVRDVQEFLAEIDFTAPLSAITEDKLTLVYQDACHLLHGQKISLQPRKLLNLIPNIDLKEPLDAALCCGSAGVYNMLQPDVADELGEQKVRNLLNTGAKIIASPNPGCSLQITKHLAKQGHNMAVIHPMELLDKSIRGEKINFR, encoded by the coding sequence ATGAATGTAAGCAACCCCTCACAAATTCCCGTCACCAAAGACAAAAACTTGAAAGGATTTGACTACAAAAACCCCCCCTCCCAAGAATTAATCGATCAATGTGTCCATTGTGGCTTCTGCCTTTCCACCTGCCCCAGTTATCGCATCATCGGCAAAGAAATGGACTCCCCACGGGGAAGAATCTACCTCATGGATGCCATCAACAAAGGAGAAGCCAGTTTAAACCAAGCCACCGCCCAACACTTCGACAGTTGCCTCGGTTGCCTTGCCTGTGTCAGCACCTGTCCATCAGGGGTACAATACGATCAACTCATTGCCAAAACTCGTCCCCAAGTCGAAAGAAATCAACCCCGTAACCCTTGGGAGAAGTTTATTCGCTTCATCATTTTTAACCTTTTCCCCTACCCCAAAAGACTGGGCTTTTTCTTGCCCTTACTGTGGTTGTATCAAATATCAGGATTACAAACCCTCGTCAGGAAAATAAAACTTCTAAAACCCTTTCCCCGCATCGAGGCGATGGAATCCATTTTGCCAAAAATCAGTTTGAAAACCATTAATAAAAAATATCCCTATACCATCCCCAGCCAAACGGAAAAAAAATATCGAGTGGGGGTAGTTTTGGGCTGTGTACAAAGACTCTTTTTTGATTCCGTCAATGAATCCACCGTCAGGGTTTTAACTGCCAACGGCTGTGAGGTTGTGATTCCCCCCTCCCAAGGATGTTGTGCTGCATTGCCAGCGCACCAAGGGCAAGAAAATCAAGCCCAAGCCTTGGCTCGTCAGATGATTGATAGTTTTGCCAATACCGATGTGGACTACATTATTATCAACGCCGCAGGTTGTGGACACACCCTCAAGGAATATGCCCATATTTTAGCCGATGATCCCCAATATTTACCCAAGGCAGAGGAATTTGTGAGTAAGGTTCGGGATGTGCAGGAGTTCCTCGCAGAAATTGATTTTACCGCCCCTCTGAGTGCCATTACGGAGGATAAATTAACCCTTGTATATCAGGATGCCTGTCACCTGCTCCATGGTCAAAAAATTAGTTTACAACCCCGTAAATTACTTAATCTTATTCCCAATATTGACTTAAAAGAACCCCTCGACGCTGCTTTATGTTGTGGTAGTGCGGGGGTTTATAATATGTTACAGCCTGATGTTGCCGATGAGTTGGGAGAGCAAAAGGTGCGTAATTTGCTCAATACGGGGGCAAAAATCATCGCTTCTCCTAATCCCGGTTGTAGTTTACAGATTACGAAACATCTAGCAAAACAGGGGCATAATATGGCAGTAATTCATCCCATGGAATTGTTGGATAAGTCTATTCGGGGAGAAAAAATAAATTTTCGTTAA